A window of the Streptococcus sp. 116-D4 genome harbors these coding sequences:
- the rpmB gene encoding 50S ribosomal protein L28: MAKVCYFTGRKTVSGNNRSHAMNQTKRAVKPNLQKVTVLIDGKPKKVWASARALKSGKVERV; this comes from the coding sequence ATGGCTAAAGTATGTTACTTTACAGGTCGTAAGACTGTATCAGGAAACAACCGTTCACACGCGATGAACCAAACAAAACGTGCCGTAAAACCAAACCTTCAAAAAGTTACTGTTCTTATCGATGGTAAACCTAAAAAAGTTTGGGCTTCAGCTCGTGCTTTGAAATCAGGTAAAGTTGAACGCGTTTAA
- a CDS encoding YebC/PmpR family DNA-binding transcriptional regulator, with translation MGRKWANIVAKKTAKDGANSKVYAKFGVEIYVAAKKGDPDPESNSALKFVIDRAKQAQVPKHVIDKAIDKAKGNTDETFTEGRYEGFGPNGSMLIVDTLTSNVNRTAANVRAAFGKNGGNMGASGSVSYLFDNKGVIVFAGDDADAIFELLLEADVDVDDVEAEEGTITVYTAPTDLHKAIVALRESGVEEFQVTELEMIPQSEVELSGDDLETFEKLYSVLEDDEDVQKIYTNVDGF, from the coding sequence ATGGGACGTAAATGGGCCAATATCGTAGCCAAGAAAACGGCTAAAGATGGAGCTAACTCTAAAGTATATGCAAAATTTGGTGTAGAAATCTATGTAGCAGCTAAAAAAGGTGATCCAGATCCAGAATCAAACTCAGCTTTGAAATTTGTTATCGACCGTGCTAAACAAGCGCAAGTGCCAAAACACGTTATTGATAAGGCAATCGATAAAGCAAAAGGAAATACAGACGAAACCTTTACAGAAGGACGTTACGAAGGCTTTGGGCCAAATGGTTCAATGTTGATCGTTGATACCTTGACTTCAAACGTTAACCGTACAGCTGCCAATGTCCGTGCCGCCTTTGGTAAAAACGGTGGTAACATGGGAGCTTCAGGTTCAGTATCTTACCTCTTTGACAACAAGGGTGTCATCGTATTTGCTGGTGACGACGCTGATGCTATCTTTGAGCTCTTGCTTGAAGCAGATGTCGATGTAGACGATGTAGAAGCAGAAGAAGGAACAATCACTGTTTACACAGCTCCAACTGACCTTCATAAGGCCATCGTTGCCCTTCGTGAGTCAGGTGTCGAAGAATTCCAAGTGACAGAATTGGAAATGATTCCTCAGTCAGAAGTGGAATTGTCAGGCGATGACCTTGAAACTTTTGAAAAACTTTATAGCGTCCTTGAAGACGACGAAGATGTACAAAAAATCTATACTAACGTAGACGGGTTCTAA
- a CDS encoding DUF2200 domain-containing protein: protein MSQKLYNMKFSAVYPALITKVERKGGRAESVHQVTSWLTGYEMSDILACLSKDLTYGDFFRQAPSYASERIAITGTICGVRIEEIEDPLMREIRRLDKLVDWLAKGKTAQQVLEKYEK from the coding sequence ATGAGTCAAAAATTATACAATATGAAATTTTCTGCGGTCTATCCAGCCTTAATTACAAAGGTTGAGCGAAAGGGGGGAAGGGCAGAATCCGTTCACCAAGTGACCAGTTGGCTTACAGGTTATGAAATGAGTGACATCCTTGCTTGTCTGAGTAAAGACCTTACTTATGGAGACTTTTTTCGACAGGCGCCGTCTTATGCTTCTGAACGGATAGCGATTACAGGAACGATTTGTGGGGTTCGTATTGAGGAAATTGAGGATCCTCTGATGCGGGAAATCCGTCGTCTGGACAAATTAGTAGACTGGCTTGCCAAGGGGAAAACAGCCCAGCAGGTCCTAGAAAAGTATGAGAAATAG
- a CDS encoding LytTR family DNA-binding domain-containing protein, translated as MKLRIEIDSELTETEIVIKAAALTDEIADLQRLLQETKAPRLIFYKGTGEYYLDLAEILFFETEGSKIYAHTQKEAYEVRLKLYELESILPRYFSRVSKSTIANIRQVYSVDKSFSGTGTISFYQTHKEVHVSRHYQSLLKENLRNMR; from the coding sequence ATGAAGTTACGAATCGAGATTGATAGTGAATTAACTGAGACAGAGATTGTCATCAAGGCTGCAGCCCTGACAGATGAGATAGCTGACTTGCAACGACTCTTGCAAGAAACCAAGGCTCCTAGGTTGATCTTTTATAAGGGGACGGGTGAGTATTACTTAGACTTGGCAGAAATCCTCTTCTTTGAGACGGAAGGTAGCAAGATTTACGCCCATACCCAGAAAGAGGCCTACGAGGTGAGACTCAAGCTCTATGAACTAGAGTCTATCCTGCCCCGCTATTTCAGTCGAGTATCCAAGTCGACCATTGCTAATATTCGGCAAGTTTACTCGGTTGACAAGTCCTTTTCAGGTACAGGAACTATTTCCTTTTATCAGACCCACAAGGAGGTTCACGTGTCACGGCACTATCAATCCCTCCTAAAAGAAAATCTAAGAAACATGAGGTAA
- a CDS encoding MarR family winged helix-turn-helix transcriptional regulator: MDKPMLVFKRFGHQLHLMVQKEAKRCGIEFMGGPQGQVIRFLERREHEQELTLIKDIEQEFNITKSVASNLVKRMVQNGLVELEVSPSDKRAKFVHLTEKSRSQMKQIKSFFDRMNRSLLDGISEENLAIFEEVMGQLQANVEKIGGKNEETC; encoded by the coding sequence ATGGATAAACCGATGTTGGTCTTTAAACGTTTTGGTCACCAGTTACATCTGATGGTACAAAAGGAAGCCAAGCGTTGTGGTATTGAATTTATGGGGGGACCGCAAGGGCAGGTCATTCGTTTTTTAGAACGTCGTGAGCATGAACAAGAATTAACACTCATCAAGGATATTGAACAAGAATTCAATATTACCAAGTCAGTTGCTAGTAATTTGGTCAAGCGTATGGTGCAAAATGGTTTGGTAGAGTTGGAAGTGAGTCCAAGTGATAAACGGGCGAAATTTGTTCATTTGACCGAAAAATCACGTTCTCAGATGAAACAAATCAAATCATTCTTTGATCGAATGAACCGTAGTTTGCTTGATGGCATTTCCGAAGAGAATCTCGCTATTTTTGAAGAAGTCATGGGTCAACTACAAGCAAATGTAGAAAAAATAGGAGGTAAGAATGAAGAAACTTGCTAA
- a CDS encoding phosphatase PAP2 family protein: MKNYQEWYEKRKSSLLRHPQLLHLMRVFNRMMTVLMPLAYLTLLGTNFVSKGVGKELSSYILVPAFGFVLLTLVRKWINQPRPYETWEIVPLLDKDSSGNSMPSRHVFSATIISMACLHANLPVGLVLLVLSAILGLVRVLGGVHYPKDVLVGYVCGLLLGILFFIF; this comes from the coding sequence ATGAAAAACTATCAAGAGTGGTACGAGAAGAGGAAATCAAGTCTTCTTCGACATCCACAACTATTACACTTGATGCGAGTCTTTAATCGTATGATGACAGTTCTGATGCCCTTAGCTTACTTGACCCTGTTGGGAACAAACTTTGTAAGTAAAGGGGTTGGGAAAGAACTTTCTTCTTATATTTTAGTGCCAGCTTTTGGCTTTGTCCTATTGACGCTTGTTCGTAAGTGGATCAATCAACCGCGTCCCTATGAAACTTGGGAAATTGTCCCGCTACTAGATAAAGACAGCTCTGGGAATTCAATGCCCAGCCGCCATGTCTTTTCGGCAACCATTATTTCCATGGCTTGCCTGCATGCAAATCTTCCTGTGGGGTTGGTTTTGTTGGTCTTATCAGCTATTCTCGGTCTTGTTCGAGTTTTAGGGGGTGTTCATTATCCCAAGGATGTTTTAGTCGGCTACGTCTGTGGTCTCCTCTTGGGAATTCTTTTCTTTATTTTCTAA
- a CDS encoding ABC transporter ATP-binding protein, translated as MENKKMSLWKQCRPFLAGLQLPLLVAVVAAICSSIITVYGPTKIKEITNLISDGLMTEIDLEAVSSIASFLVILYVLGIILNYTQAYIFSTSIQHFSKRLRTAIAEKINRLPLAYFDRHSQGDTLSRVTNDVDTAAQSLNQSLGTVISASFLLIAVLITMFGMNWILALVTVVSTLVGFAAVSVIMAKSQGYFKAQQNNLAAVNGYVEEMYSGHNVVTSYNAVEPAKETFAGLNQNLHDSIWKSQFVSGIMMPAMIFVGNFSYVLVIIVGAALALEGHISIGIIVAFMVYVRTFSQPLSQIAQGITSLQQASAAMTRVFEFLGEEEMEDESHKERQLTNTKGEVVFDRVSFGYTPERTIIHDFSATAHAGQKVAIVGPTGAGKTTIVNLLMKFYEIDKGSIRIDGVDTKAMKRSEVHDAFSMVLQDTWLFEGTIRDNLVYNQTGISDEVIEAAKAVGIHHFITTLPDGYDTVLDDTVTLSVGQKQLLTIARALLKDAPLLILDEATSSVDTRTEELIQKAMDRLMEGRTSFVIAHRLSTIRNADLILVMKDGNIIEQGNHEELMAQGGFYADLYNSQFTEDQAEE; from the coding sequence ATGGAAAATAAGAAAATGTCCTTATGGAAACAGTGTAGACCTTTTCTAGCAGGTCTCCAACTTCCTCTACTAGTCGCAGTTGTGGCGGCTATCTGTTCAAGTATTATCACGGTTTATGGACCAACTAAGATCAAAGAAATTACCAATTTGATTTCAGATGGGTTAATGACAGAGATTGACCTAGAAGCTGTCTCAAGTATTGCTAGTTTTTTGGTTATTCTCTATGTGCTTGGGATTATCCTGAACTATACGCAAGCCTACATTTTTTCAACCAGTATCCAACATTTCTCAAAACGTTTGCGGACAGCTATTGCTGAGAAAATCAATCGCTTGCCACTTGCTTATTTTGACCGTCATTCTCAAGGGGACACCCTTTCTCGTGTAACGAATGATGTTGATACAGCCGCTCAATCTCTCAACCAAAGTTTGGGAACAGTGATTTCAGCTAGCTTCTTGCTGATTGCTGTTTTGATTACCATGTTTGGTATGAACTGGATTTTGGCACTGGTAACCGTTGTTTCAACTCTTGTTGGATTTGCAGCGGTCTCAGTGATTATGGCTAAATCTCAAGGCTACTTTAAAGCTCAACAAAACAACCTAGCAGCTGTAAATGGCTATGTGGAAGAAATGTACTCTGGCCACAATGTGGTGACCAGCTATAATGCTGTGGAACCAGCAAAAGAAACATTTGCAGGCTTGAATCAGAATCTACATGATAGCATCTGGAAATCTCAGTTTGTCTCTGGAATTATGATGCCAGCCATGATATTTGTAGGCAACTTTAGTTATGTTCTAGTCATTATCGTCGGTGCTGCCTTGGCTCTTGAAGGGCATATCAGTATCGGGATTATTGTAGCCTTCATGGTTTATGTTCGAACCTTCTCGCAACCCTTATCACAGATTGCCCAAGGAATTACCAGCTTACAACAAGCTAGCGCAGCCATGACTCGTGTCTTCGAATTTCTAGGTGAAGAGGAAATGGAAGATGAATCTCATAAGGAAAGACAATTGACCAACACGAAGGGTGAAGTAGTCTTTGACAGAGTTTCATTTGGCTACACACCGGAGCGAACAATCATTCATGACTTTTCTGCGACAGCTCATGCAGGCCAAAAGGTCGCGATTGTTGGACCGACTGGTGCTGGGAAGACGACCATTGTTAACCTCTTGATGAAATTCTATGAGATTGATAAGGGAAGTATTCGCATTGATGGTGTGGATACCAAGGCTATGAAGCGCTCAGAAGTACACGATGCCTTTTCAATGGTCTTGCAGGATACCTGGCTCTTTGAAGGAACCATTCGTGACAATCTCGTCTACAATCAAACAGGTATCAGTGATGAAGTGATTGAAGCTGCCAAAGCAGTAGGAATCCATCACTTCATCACAACCTTACCTGATGGATACGATACAGTTTTAGATGATACAGTGACCTTGTCAGTCGGACAGAAACAACTCTTGACCATTGCTCGTGCTCTGCTCAAAGATGCTCCGCTCTTGATTCTGGACGAAGCAACATCCTCAGTTGATACTCGTACGGAGGAGTTGATTCAAAAGGCTATGGACCGTTTGATGGAGGGACGCACATCCTTTGTTATCGCCCACCGCTTGTCAACGATCCGCAATGCTGATTTGATTCTGGTTATGAAAGATGGAAATATCATCGAGCAAGGCAATCATGAAGAGCTGATGGCTCAGGGTGGTTTCTATGCAGACCTCTACAATAGTCAATTTACAGAAGACCAAGCAGAAGAATAA
- a CDS encoding Asp23/Gls24 family envelope stress response protein produces MTVKINTKDGQVELTDEVIATVVGGAATEIFGVVGMASKNALKDNFQALLGKENYSKGVVVKAAEDGNIAVDVYTVLSYGTKISEVSKNIQERVRFSLENQLGITAQTVNVYIQNIKVVGE; encoded by the coding sequence ATGACTGTAAAAATTAATACAAAAGATGGTCAAGTCGAACTAACAGATGAAGTGATTGCAACCGTCGTAGGTGGAGCAGCAACTGAGATTTTTGGAGTAGTCGGTATGGCTAGTAAAAATGCCCTCAAAGATAATTTCCAAGCTCTTCTAGGTAAAGAAAATTATTCTAAAGGTGTCGTCGTAAAAGCGGCCGAAGATGGCAACATTGCAGTTGATGTATATACCGTGTTGAGCTACGGAACAAAGATTAGCGAAGTGTCAAAAAACATTCAAGAGCGTGTTCGTTTTAGCTTGGAAAACCAGCTTGGAATTACTGCTCAGACTGTAAATGTCTACATTCAAAATATCAAAGTTGTAGGAGAATAA
- a CDS encoding MATE family efflux transporter, translating into MNKKRTVDLIHGPILPVLLNFAFPILLSNIFQQLYNTADVLIVGRFLGQESLAAVGASTAIFDLIVGFTLGVGNGMGIVIARYYGARNFTKIKEAVAATWILGALLSVVVMLLGFLGLYPLLQYLDTPVEILPQSYQYISMIVTCVGVSFAYNLFAGLLRSIGDSLAALGFLIFSALVNVVLDLYFITQLHLGVQSAGLATIISQGLSAVLCFYYIRKSVPELLPQFKHFKWDKALYADLLEQGLAMGLMSSIVSIGSVILQSSVNTFGAVIISAQTAARRIMAFALLPMTAISASMTTFASQNLGAKRPDRIVQGLRIGSRLSMSWAVFVCVFLFFASPALVSFLASSTDSYLVENGSLYLQISSAFYPILSLLLIYRNCLQGLGQKVLPLVSSFIELIGKIVFVVLVIPWAGYRGVILCEPLIWVAMTIQLYFSLFRHPLIQEGKEILTTQMPS; encoded by the coding sequence ATGAATAAAAAACGAACAGTGGACTTGATACATGGTCCTATTCTTCCTGTGCTGTTAAACTTTGCCTTTCCAATCTTGCTATCAAATATTTTTCAACAGCTCTATAATACAGCTGACGTCTTGATTGTTGGGCGTTTTCTTGGTCAAGAATCCTTGGCTGCAGTAGGAGCGTCGACTGCCATTTTTGACCTGATTGTAGGTTTTACTCTTGGTGTTGGCAATGGTATGGGGATTGTTATTGCCCGCTATTATGGAGCTCGGAATTTTACAAAAATAAAGGAAGCAGTAGCAGCCACCTGGATTTTAGGTGCGCTTTTGAGTGTTGTAGTGATGCTGCTGGGCTTTCTTGGTTTGTATCCTCTCTTGCAATACCTAGACACTCCCGTAGAAATCCTTCCCCAATCCTATCAATATATTTCTATGATTGTGACCTGTGTCGGTGTCAGCTTTGCCTATAATCTCTTTGCAGGTTTGTTGCGGTCCATTGGGGACAGTCTAGCTGCGCTCGGTTTTCTGATTTTTTCTGCTCTGGTTAATGTGGTTCTAGATCTCTATTTTATTACGCAATTGCATCTGGGAGTTCAATCTGCGGGGCTTGCTACCATCATTTCTCAAGGTTTATCAGCCGTTCTCTGCTTTTACTATATTCGTAAGAGTGTGCCAGAACTTTTGCCTCAGTTTAAGCATTTCAAATGGGACAAGGCCTTGTATGCGGACCTCTTGGAGCAAGGTTTGGCTATGGGCTTGATGAGTTCGATTGTATCTATCGGCAGTGTGATTTTACAGTCCTCTGTTAATACCTTTGGTGCAGTGATTATTAGTGCCCAGACAGCAGCTCGACGCATTATGGCCTTCGCCCTTCTTCCTATGACTGCTATATCTGCCTCGATGACGACCTTTGCTTCTCAGAATTTAGGTGCTAAGCGCCCAGACCGCATTGTCCAAGGTCTTCGAATCGGCAGTCGTTTAAGTATGTCATGGGCAGTTTTTGTTTGTGTCTTCCTCTTTTTTGCCAGTCCTGCCTTGGTTTCCTTCTTGGCTAGTTCGACGGATAGCTACTTGGTAGAAAATGGCAGTCTCTATCTCCAAATCAGCTCAGCCTTTTATCCTATCTTGAGTCTTTTGCTGATTTATCGAAATTGTTTGCAGGGCTTGGGACAGAAAGTCCTCCCTCTGGTTTCTAGCTTTATCGAACTAATCGGGAAAATCGTTTTTGTGGTCTTGGTTATCCCTTGGGCGGGCTATAGGGGGGTTATCCTCTGCGAACCCCTTATCTGGGTTGCCATGACCATCCAACTGTACTTTTCGCTTTTTCGTCATCCTTTGATACAGGAAGGAAAGGAAATCTTGACAACCCAAATGCCATCCTAG
- a CDS encoding LiaF transmembrane domain-containing protein: protein MKKKAFGIVLLVLAALVLLQGNFGIPSLGGYIWPLIGIGFFAYQSVGALLRRHLTSASFTALVALMIANHFYDILPIPNQSLFWAGVLIVLGVNMLTHSNKTWSGKTLWSNREKKVSTDKEIIFGSGTFYNQDQDLVEDQVEAVFGDAKIYYDNANILGDVAILSVDVVFGSATIYIPQHWKVDLRVESVFSNPQVEVATAPTSKTLIIRGDVVFGKLEVVYVK from the coding sequence ATGAAAAAGAAAGCATTTGGTATTGTGTTGCTAGTATTGGCAGCTTTAGTATTGTTGCAGGGGAATTTTGGAATCCCTTCTCTGGGAGGGTACATTTGGCCTTTGATTGGTATTGGATTTTTTGCCTACCAATCAGTTGGAGCTTTGTTGCGTCGTCATCTGACATCAGCCTCTTTTACAGCTCTAGTGGCCCTCATGATTGCTAACCATTTTTATGACATTTTACCGATTCCTAATCAGTCATTGTTCTGGGCAGGAGTTCTAATTGTTCTCGGAGTAAACATGCTGACTCACTCGAATAAGACTTGGAGTGGAAAGACATTGTGGAGCAATAGAGAGAAAAAAGTTTCTACTGATAAGGAAATCATTTTTGGTAGTGGGACTTTTTATAATCAAGACCAAGACTTGGTAGAAGACCAAGTGGAAGCAGTTTTTGGAGATGCTAAGATTTACTATGATAATGCAAATATTCTAGGTGATGTAGCAATCTTAAGTGTGGATGTAGTTTTTGGAAGCGCAACAATTTATATCCCTCAACATTGGAAAGTGGATCTTAGGGTAGAATCAGTGTTTAGCAATCCGCAGGTCGAAGTGGCGACAGCTCCAACCAGCAAAACCTTGATTATCCGTGGAGACGTTGTTTTTGGGAAATTAGAAGTCGTTTACGTCAAATAA
- a CDS encoding GNAT family N-acetyltransferase has protein sequence MSLTSQLITDIFPDLEKVEKLNIEAFPEEERVSLSEFLRYQDRDDAHFFAFYNEEEFVGFAFAISNQKAFYISFFAIMPHLRSQGYGKEIIEKLIDFYQRTMILEVERLDEDCDNLEQRKARMDFYLQNGFKTANAFLEYEGLSFEILYRGDRFDEEAYQNIFQKLQKENYFDFHIEYRRFSDH, from the coding sequence ATGAGCTTAACAAGCCAATTAATTACAGATATATTTCCAGACCTTGAGAAAGTTGAAAAGTTAAATATCGAAGCCTTTCCTGAAGAAGAGCGAGTGTCCCTGTCTGAATTTTTACGATATCAGGATCGAGACGACGCCCACTTTTTCGCCTTTTACAACGAAGAGGAATTTGTAGGATTCGCCTTCGCTATTTCCAATCAAAAAGCTTTCTATATCAGCTTTTTTGCTATTATGCCCCATTTGCGTAGCCAAGGCTATGGAAAAGAAATCATTGAAAAGCTGATTGATTTTTACCAGCGTACTATGATTCTTGAAGTGGAGCGATTGGACGAAGACTGTGACAATCTTGAACAACGAAAAGCCCGCATGGACTTTTACTTACAAAATGGCTTCAAAACAGCCAATGCCTTTTTGGAGTACGAAGGTCTTAGTTTTGAAATTCTATATCGTGGCGACCGCTTTGATGAAGAGGCTTATCAGAACATCTTTCAAAAATTGCAAAAAGAAAATTATTTCGACTTCCACATCGAGTATCGTCGTTTCAGCGACCACTAA
- the recA gene encoding recombinase RecA, whose translation MAKKPKKLDEISKKFGAEREKALNDALKLIEKDFGKGSIMRLGERAEQKVQVMSSGSLALDIALGSGGYPKGRIVEIYGPESSGKTTVALHAVAQAQKEGGIAAFIDAEHALDPAYAAALGVNIDELLLSQPDSGEQGLEIAGKLIDSGAVDLVVVDSVAALVPRAEIDGDIGDSHVGLQARMMSQAMRKLGASINKTKTIAIFINQLREKVGVMFGNPETTPGGRALKFYASVRLDVRGNTQIKGTGDQKDTNVGKETKIKVVKNKVAPPFKEAIVEIMYGEGISKTGELLKIASDLDIIKKAGAWYSYKDEKIGQGSENAKKYLSDHPEIFDEIDHQVRVQFGLIDGEEVSEQGMESKKDEAVQADSVNEEVTLDLGNELEIEIEE comes from the coding sequence ATGGCGAAAAAACCAAAAAAATTAGATGAAATTTCAAAAAAATTCGGGGCAGAACGTGAAAAAGCCTTGAATGACGCTCTTAAATTGATTGAGAAAGACTTTGGTAAAGGATCAATCATGCGTTTGGGTGAACGTGCAGAGCAAAAGGTGCAAGTGATGAGTTCAGGTTCATTGGCTCTTGACATTGCCCTTGGTTCAGGTGGTTATCCTAAGGGGCGTATCGTCGAAATCTATGGGCCAGAGTCATCTGGTAAGACGACGGTTGCCCTTCATGCAGTTGCACAAGCACAGAAAGAAGGTGGGATTGCTGCCTTTATCGATGCGGAACATGCTCTCGATCCAGCTTACGCTGCGGCTCTTGGTGTCAACATTGACGAGTTGCTCTTGTCACAACCAGACTCAGGGGAGCAAGGTCTTGAAATTGCAGGAAAATTGATTGACTCAGGTGCTGTAGATCTTGTCGTAGTCGACTCAGTTGCGGCCCTTGTACCTCGTGCTGAAATTGATGGAGATATCGGAGATAGCCACGTTGGTTTGCAAGCTCGTATGATGAGCCAGGCTATGCGTAAACTTGGTGCATCTATCAATAAAACCAAAACAATTGCCATCTTTATCAACCAGTTGCGTGAAAAAGTTGGGGTCATGTTTGGAAATCCAGAAACAACTCCTGGTGGACGTGCTCTAAAATTCTATGCTTCAGTCCGCTTAGATGTTCGTGGTAATACACAAATTAAGGGAACTGGTGATCAAAAAGATACCAATGTCGGTAAGGAAACCAAGATTAAGGTTGTAAAAAACAAGGTGGCTCCACCGTTTAAGGAAGCTATAGTTGAAATTATGTATGGAGAAGGGATTTCTAAGACTGGTGAACTTTTGAAAATCGCAAGTGATTTGGATATCATCAAAAAAGCAGGAGCTTGGTACTCTTACAAGGATGAGAAAATTGGACAAGGTTCAGAGAATGCTAAGAAATACTTGTCAGATCACCCAGAAATCTTTGATGAGATTGACCATCAAGTCCGTGTTCAATTTGGTTTGATTGATGGAGAAGAAGTTTCAGAACAAGGTATGGAAAGCAAAAAAGATGAGGCAGTTCAAGCAGATTCTGTGAATGAAGAAGTGACACTTGACTTAGGCAATGAGCTTGAAATCGAAATTGAAGAATAA
- a CDS encoding ABC transporter ATP-binding protein codes for MKKLAKRITGKEWGMILITVLFTCCSVYLELEVPTYVSKITELLVTPGTELGDLWSPATKMMGLSFLAFLSSVTVGFFAARVAASYTAHLRSDIFNRVLDYSQKEIKRFSIPSLLTRTTNDITQIQMLFTMGLQVVTRGPIMALWAIGKILGKSEYWIWAVVVAVIVNVLMTTVLMTLAFPKQSVIQKLTDKLNSITRESLTGIRVVRAYNAEDYQDKKFEEANDEVTRLNLFVNRLMAIMNPIMMAISSGLILAIYWIGAYLINDASLTERLPLFSDMVVFMSYAMQVVMGFLLMGALFIVLPRTLVSAGRINQVLDLHSSIENPSHPQTANSSVKGQVEYRDVTFRYSKHSEAVVEHVSFKAEAGQTIAFIGSTGSGKSTLVNLLPRFYDVSEGEILVDGVNVQNYDLEDLRNKVGYIPQKAVLFSGDVKGNLDFGKSQETPLSETAMWQALELAQSKNFIEDKEAGIASEVAQGGTNFSGGQRQRLAIARALARKPEILIFDDSFSALDYKTDRILRQVLAEKTQSMTKLIVAQRISTIMDADLILVLDQGKVVGQGTHKELLANNEVYQEIAYSQLSKEELEHGK; via the coding sequence ATGAAGAAACTTGCTAAGCGTATCACAGGAAAAGAGTGGGGCATGATTCTAATAACTGTTCTCTTTACCTGTTGCTCGGTCTATCTAGAGTTAGAAGTACCGACTTACGTTTCAAAAATAACAGAATTACTCGTAACGCCAGGTACGGAGTTAGGAGACCTTTGGTCGCCAGCAACTAAGATGATGGGTTTGTCATTCTTAGCCTTCCTATCATCTGTAACAGTTGGATTTTTTGCTGCTCGAGTTGCAGCATCCTATACGGCTCATCTACGAAGCGATATTTTTAATCGTGTTTTGGATTACTCCCAGAAAGAAATTAAACGTTTTTCAATTCCCAGTCTATTGACTCGGACGACTAATGATATCACACAGATTCAGATGCTCTTTACGATGGGACTTCAGGTAGTCACTCGCGGACCAATCATGGCGCTTTGGGCTATTGGAAAAATCCTTGGCAAGTCAGAATACTGGATCTGGGCAGTAGTGGTGGCCGTTATCGTCAATGTTTTGATGACAACTGTTCTCATGACTCTGGCCTTTCCTAAACAATCTGTCATCCAAAAATTGACAGATAAACTCAATAGCATCACCCGTGAAAGTTTGACTGGGATTCGAGTAGTTCGTGCATACAATGCTGAGGATTACCAAGATAAGAAATTTGAAGAAGCTAATGATGAGGTGACGCGACTTAATCTCTTTGTCAACCGTTTGATGGCCATTATGAATCCTATTATGATGGCAATTTCCAGTGGGTTGATCTTGGCTATTTATTGGATTGGGGCCTATCTCATCAACGATGCTAGTTTGACAGAGCGTCTACCACTATTTAGTGATATGGTAGTCTTTATGTCCTATGCTATGCAAGTCGTAATGGGCTTCTTGCTCATGGGTGCTCTCTTTATCGTTCTTCCTCGTACCTTGGTTTCTGCAGGGCGTATCAATCAAGTGCTAGACCTTCATTCCTCTATTGAAAATCCTAGTCACCCACAGACAGCAAACTCTTCTGTAAAAGGTCAAGTGGAATACCGCGACGTAACCTTCCGCTACTCTAAACACTCAGAAGCAGTTGTGGAACATGTCAGCTTCAAGGCAGAAGCAGGTCAAACCATTGCCTTTATCGGATCAACTGGTTCTGGTAAATCGACGCTTGTGAACCTCTTACCCCGTTTTTATGATGTGTCAGAGGGAGAAATTCTAGTAGACGGCGTCAATGTTCAGAATTATGACTTAGAAGATTTGCGTAATAAAGTTGGTTATATCCCTCAAAAAGCTGTGCTCTTTTCTGGAGATGTTAAGGGCAATCTCGACTTTGGTAAGAGTCAAGAAACGCCACTAAGTGAGACGGCCATGTGGCAAGCTCTGGAATTGGCTCAATCTAAAAACTTTATCGAAGATAAGGAAGCGGGTATAGCTTCAGAAGTAGCTCAAGGTGGGACCAATTTCTCAGGTGGACAAAGACAACGTCTGGCCATTGCACGCGCCTTGGCTCGTAAACCAGAGATTCTCATTTTTGATGATTCATTCTCAGCCTTGGACTACAAGACCGATCGTATCTTGCGTCAAGTATTAGCTGAAAAAACACAATCCATGACCAAGTTGATCGTTGCCCAACGCATTTCAACCATTATGGATGCAGACCTGATCTTAGTCTTGGATCAAGGTAAAGTCGTGGGACAAGGCACCCACAAGGAACTTCTTGCAAACAATGAAGTTTACCAAGAAATTGCTTATTCACAACTATCGAAGGAGGAATTGGAACATGGAAAATAA